The DNA region AAGGCCTTGGCCTCATGGATGACATGGAAGTGTGCGGTTGCTGGCATACCCTACGGCGGAGGAAAGGGCGGAATCCAAGTAGATCCGCTCAAACTCTCCCAGGGTGAGCTGAAGAGGCTCACCAGACGTTACGTTTCGGCAATCTACACGATGATTGGGCCTGAGAAGGACATCCCAGCGCCTGATATGGGCACTGATGCCAAGGTGATGGGCTGGTTCGTCGACACATACTCCACACTCGCCGGAGTGTACACGCCCGCAGTGGTAACGGGGAAGCCCATCCCGCTTGGCGGATCGCTAGGCCGCAAGGAGGCCACTGGCCGAGGCGTGATGTTCACCACTCGCGAGATCCTGGCAAGAGCAGGCCGTAAGCCATCCGAGGTCACCTGTGCGGTGCAGGGATACGGGAACGTCGGATCCCTCTCTGCCACACTCATACACGAGTTGGGCTGCAAGATCGTTGCAGTCAGCGATGTCACCGGTGGAATCTGCAACCCTGCTGGCCTCAACATACCGGATATCAACAGGTACGTTGCAGAGCACAAGTTCCTCGAAGGATACTCTGCACCGGGAGTCAGCCAGATATCCAACTCACAACTTCTCACCATGGATGTGGATCTGCTGGTTCCAGCGGCATTGCAGGGCCAGATCACCGAGGCCAACGCGCCGAATATCAAGGCGAAGTGGATTGTTGAAGGCGCCAACGGCCCAACCACCGCCGCAGCTGATAAGATCCTCGAGGAGAGGGGCATCATAGCCGTCCCGGACATTCTCGCGAATGGAGGCGGCGTGGTGGTGTCGTATTTCGAGTGGGTGCAGAACCTGCAGAACTACTACTGGTCGGAGCAGGAGGTC from Clostridia bacterium includes:
- a CDS encoding Glu/Leu/Phe/Val dehydrogenase, whose amino-acid sequence is MADSQYEQVLARLSTAARILNLEPGLYEILAQPERTLEVSLPVEMDDGSIKVFMGYRCHHSTARGPAKGGVRYATDVCMDEVKALASWMTWKCAVAGIPYGGGKGGIQVDPLKLSQGELKRLTRRYVSAIYTMIGPEKDIPAPDMGTDAKVMGWFVDTYSTLAGVYTPAVVTGKPIPLGGSLGRKEATGRGVMFTTREILARAGRKPSEVTCAVQGYGNVGSLSATLIHELGCKIVAVSDVTGGICNPAGLNIPDINRYVAEHKFLEGYSAPGVSQISNSQLLTMDVDLLVPAALQGQITEANAPNIKAKWIVEGANGPTTAAADKILEERGIIAVPDILANGGGVVVSYFEWVQNLQNYYWSEQEVNTKLDAIMTKSFAEVWNFSRQKNLSMRTGAYVLSVAKVAEVIRMRSIFP